A region of Spiribacter roseus DNA encodes the following proteins:
- a CDS encoding GspE/PulE family protein has product MATARPERPQRLGDQLIERGLISEADLKAALDEQKRTGLAVGEALVQMGRLAESDLNTVLAEHYGVRTADPAKYWVDKEVAQQLPENAARRFGALILEETGEKFVVATDDPGDIMALDEVERILPKPVEFRLAGRQEIIDTINMVYARTDELESIADEITEEIESSDEIDLTNLNVGTGRASSPAVRLLKTLMEDAIQRGVSDIHIEPEEKELRIRTRKDGILHERLVRQGNMQNALVSLLKLMAGLNITERRLPQDGRFQSRVQGRRIDVRLSTLPQQHGESVVMRLLDQSAAVSSLDQTGMAEDLRARFRSLMTIPNGLILVTGPTGSGKSTTLYGALSEMNTAEVKIITVEDPVEYALHRVTQVQVREQIGLTFSRVLRTSLRQDPDIVMVGEIRDGETADIAMRAAITGHRVLSTLHTNDAVSSANRLLDMGIEPFMLAAALRGVLAQRLLRRVCSQCAETRPANEEEIAWLTRAGHSDPDGLVIHEGRGCPLCEQSGYSGRIGLFELVEVDAGMRQALRQRDVAAFAERAQSASGYVPLVGMALEFIEHGQTNVAEVVRVLGERIGEAE; this is encoded by the coding sequence ATGGCTACCGCCCGACCTGAACGCCCGCAACGGCTGGGGGATCAGCTCATTGAACGCGGGCTGATCTCCGAAGCGGATCTGAAAGCGGCACTCGATGAGCAGAAGCGCACCGGCCTGGCCGTGGGCGAGGCATTGGTGCAGATGGGGCGGCTCGCCGAGAGCGACCTCAATACCGTGCTCGCCGAGCATTACGGCGTGCGCACCGCCGACCCGGCGAAGTACTGGGTGGACAAAGAGGTCGCCCAGCAGCTGCCCGAGAACGCGGCGCGGCGGTTCGGGGCCCTGATCCTCGAGGAGACCGGCGAGAAGTTCGTGGTGGCCACCGACGACCCGGGCGACATCATGGCCCTCGACGAGGTGGAGCGAATCCTGCCGAAACCCGTGGAGTTCCGGCTCGCCGGCCGGCAGGAGATCATCGATACCATCAACATGGTCTACGCCCGCACGGATGAGCTCGAGAGCATTGCCGACGAGATCACCGAGGAGATCGAGAGCAGCGACGAGATCGATCTCACCAACCTCAACGTCGGCACCGGGCGTGCCAGCTCGCCCGCCGTGCGCCTGCTGAAAACACTGATGGAAGACGCCATCCAGCGGGGCGTCTCGGATATCCACATCGAGCCGGAAGAAAAGGAACTGCGGATCCGCACGCGCAAGGATGGCATCCTCCACGAGCGGCTCGTGCGACAGGGCAATATGCAGAACGCGCTTGTCTCGCTGCTCAAGCTCATGGCCGGTCTCAACATCACCGAGCGGCGTCTGCCCCAGGACGGGCGATTCCAGTCCCGCGTCCAGGGCCGGCGCATCGATGTGCGCCTGTCCACCCTGCCCCAGCAACATGGCGAGAGCGTCGTCATGCGACTGCTCGACCAGAGCGCGGCGGTTTCATCGCTCGATCAGACCGGGATGGCAGAGGACCTGCGCGCGCGCTTCCGCTCACTGATGACCATCCCCAATGGCCTGATCCTGGTCACGGGGCCCACCGGATCGGGCAAGTCCACCACGCTCTACGGCGCCCTCAGCGAGATGAACACGGCTGAGGTCAAGATCATCACCGTGGAAGATCCGGTGGAATACGCGCTGCACCGGGTCACACAGGTGCAGGTGCGCGAGCAGATCGGCCTGACTTTCTCCCGCGTGCTGCGCACCTCGCTGCGCCAGGACCCCGATATCGTCATGGTCGGTGAGATCCGCGATGGCGAGACCGCCGATATCGCCATGCGCGCGGCCATCACCGGCCACCGCGTGCTCTCGACCCTGCATACCAACGATGCCGTCTCAAGCGCCAACCGCCTGCTTGATATGGGCATCGAACCGTTCATGCTCGCCGCCGCGCTGCGGGGTGTGCTGGCTCAGCGCCTGCTCCGGCGCGTGTGTAGCCAATGTGCCGAGACGCGGCCCGCCAACGAGGAGGAAATCGCCTGGCTGACAAGGGCGGGCCACTCAGACCCCGACGGGCTGGTGATCCACGAAGGCCGCGGTTGCCCCCTCTGCGAGCAGTCGGGTTACAGTGGCCGCATCGGGCTCTTCGAGCTCGTGGAGGTGGACGCCGGCATGCGTCAGGCGCTGCGCCAGCGCGACGTGGCGGCGTTCGCTGAACGCGCCCAGTCCGCGTCCGGCTATGTCCCCCTGGTGGGCATGGCGCTTGAGTTCATCGAGCACGGTCAAACCAACGTCGCCGAGGTCGTGCGCGTGCTCGGCGAGCGCATCGGCGAGGCGGAATAA
- a CDS encoding tetratricopeptide repeat protein — translation MNARCYAMALMAALTALGLVTPALGQNGDMQRSPSTVSAEARALERFHDGQRALEGDELLTAARYFREALSLDPTLLVARRGYARILIVTDRLDRAQAVLAAGLERVPDDLATARMLARVAQQNDDPATAIRALKAIRPPADAATTDIPANLAALYRQTGQYSEAAAVYADLRRVEPDNPTWVLGEAFCLDRLGRTQPARSAWSDLLEYPDVDQRILDYARNRHQALRDFALPYGD, via the coding sequence ATGAACGCCCGCTGCTACGCAATGGCCCTGATGGCCGCCCTGACGGCCCTGGGTCTCGTCACGCCCGCGCTGGGTCAGAACGGTGACATGCAACGCTCGCCGTCCACCGTCTCCGCCGAAGCCCGGGCGCTTGAGCGCTTTCACGACGGCCAGCGGGCGCTTGAGGGCGACGAACTGCTCACCGCCGCGCGCTACTTTCGTGAAGCGCTCTCCCTCGACCCAACACTGCTCGTCGCGCGACGCGGATACGCCCGGATCCTGATCGTGACCGATCGGCTGGACCGGGCGCAGGCGGTGCTCGCCGCAGGCCTGGAGCGGGTGCCCGACGATCTGGCCACGGCGCGCATGCTGGCACGGGTGGCGCAGCAGAATGATGATCCCGCCACGGCCATTCGTGCCCTCAAGGCGATCCGCCCGCCGGCAGACGCAGCAACCACCGACATCCCCGCCAATCTGGCCGCGCTCTACCGCCAGACCGGGCAGTATTCGGAGGCCGCGGCCGTATATGCCGACCTGCGCCGTGTCGAGCCGGACAACCCCACCTGGGTCCTTGGCGAGGCCTTCTGTCTGGATCGCCTCGGGCGCACCCAGCCTGCGCGAAGCGCCTGGAGTGATCTGCTTGAATATCCCGATGTCGATCAACGCATCCTCGACTATGCCCGCAACCGGCACCAGGCGCTCCGGGACTTTGCCCTGCCCTATGGAGACTGA
- the mshL gene encoding pilus (MSHA type) biogenesis protein MshL, giving the protein MNSKKALLPVLAIALLAGCANRGEMSAEDQALALSEALGGEQAGAAAGAEPPPLPAAANAMLEPPPLDGEMPAPVTEPRFDISADAVPVANFYHGLVAHTPYNVLVHPDVEGSISLELSDVSVPEVMEILREGYGYHYRRSQGAYMVLPSVLETRVFQLHYINVQREGLSGTSIAGGEIESSEETDESNNNQVSGSNLTTRSSSRLWSDVEAAIEEIITGQAQEGESTNADSAPAADANANAGQGTALPPLAGLTSGEPSSPAPAADTGDRARVVTSPEAGAVVVRATPEALEQVETFIDGLQTTVNRQVILEARIVEVTLDDEFEAGIDWEVLSRDNTAENAGAGDTEVDVSLTSPTDIGGLFELGILRDGSFDVTIDALDEQGDVMVLSSPRVSTLNNQKALIKVGTDTFFQTGVDLDTTTTGDTAQTTVDPEFRSFFSGISLDVTPSIDGDGSVTMHVQPSVTNVTDVPRTVQTAEGETVTFDLASSDVRQSDSIVRAEDGDLIIIGGLMEQREESTDASVPVLGDFPPLDLLFSRQRQVSRKVELVILLRPTVIGDDTWQRALERQREAML; this is encoded by the coding sequence ATGAACAGTAAAAAGGCCCTGCTGCCAGTGCTTGCCATTGCGCTTTTAGCGGGCTGTGCAAACCGGGGCGAGATGTCGGCGGAGGATCAGGCGCTCGCCCTGTCCGAGGCCCTCGGCGGTGAGCAGGCCGGTGCGGCCGCGGGCGCTGAGCCGCCGCCCCTGCCGGCGGCGGCCAACGCCATGCTCGAGCCACCGCCGCTCGACGGCGAGATGCCCGCCCCCGTGACTGAGCCGCGCTTCGATATCAGTGCGGATGCGGTCCCGGTGGCGAACTTCTACCACGGCCTCGTCGCCCACACCCCGTACAACGTCCTTGTGCACCCCGATGTCGAGGGCAGCATTTCGCTGGAACTGAGCGACGTATCCGTCCCGGAGGTGATGGAGATCCTGCGCGAGGGCTATGGCTATCACTACCGCCGCAGCCAGGGGGCATACATGGTCCTGCCCTCGGTGCTCGAGACCCGCGTGTTCCAGCTGCACTACATCAATGTCCAGCGCGAGGGACTCTCGGGGACCAGTATCGCCGGCGGCGAAATCGAGTCGTCCGAGGAAACGGACGAATCCAATAACAATCAGGTGAGTGGCAGCAACCTGACCACGCGAAGCAGTTCGCGGCTGTGGAGCGACGTCGAGGCGGCCATCGAGGAAATCATCACCGGTCAGGCGCAGGAGGGTGAATCGACCAATGCCGACAGCGCGCCTGCAGCCGATGCCAATGCCAATGCCGGTCAAGGCACCGCCCTGCCGCCACTCGCCGGCCTGACAAGCGGTGAACCGTCCAGTCCGGCGCCTGCAGCGGACACCGGCGACCGCGCCCGCGTAGTGACGAGCCCCGAAGCCGGCGCCGTCGTGGTCCGGGCGACGCCCGAGGCCCTCGAGCAGGTGGAGACATTCATCGATGGGCTGCAGACGACCGTCAACCGCCAGGTCATCCTGGAGGCGCGGATCGTCGAGGTGACGCTGGATGACGAGTTCGAGGCGGGCATCGACTGGGAAGTGCTCTCGCGCGACAACACCGCAGAGAACGCGGGCGCCGGTGACACCGAGGTGGACGTCTCCCTGACCTCCCCCACCGATATCGGCGGCCTGTTCGAGCTGGGGATCCTGCGCGATGGATCGTTTGATGTGACCATCGATGCCCTCGATGAACAGGGCGACGTCATGGTGCTCTCCTCGCCCCGGGTATCGACGCTGAACAATCAAAAGGCACTGATCAAGGTGGGCACCGACACGTTCTTCCAGACGGGTGTCGACCTCGACACCACCACCACCGGTGACACGGCGCAGACCACGGTTGACCCGGAGTTCCGGTCGTTTTTCTCCGGCATCTCGCTGGATGTGACTCCAAGCATCGATGGCGATGGCTCGGTCACCATGCATGTCCAGCCATCGGTAACGAACGTCACCGATGTGCCGCGCACGGTGCAGACCGCCGAGGGCGAGACCGTGACCTTTGATCTGGCGAGCAGTGATGTGCGCCAGTCCGATTCCATTGTCCGTGCCGAAGACGGTGACCTGATCATTATCGGTGGGCTCATGGAGCAGCGCGAGGAAAGTACCGATGCCTCGGTGCCGGTGCTGGGCGACTTTCCGCCGCTGGATCTGCTGTTCAGCCGCCAGCGTCAGGTCTCGCGAAAGGTCGAACTCGTGATTCTGCTGCGCCCCACCGTCATCGGCGATGACACCTGGCAACGCGCCCTCGAGCGCCAGCGGGAGGCCATGCTATGA
- the gspM gene encoding type II secretion system protein GspM produces the protein MTRARSITQRVTQVNEWLAGRTPRERVLVCVGAFIVIALIWQMAIFSGQSARLADTAAQQRAVRSEITQLDTTADTVRQQIADLESPDAAVRAEIEALQSDIASLPGGGAGDALDFLAAMPVTKALRAFESTLEDEPALTVIRFDRQMGEGPGTGNDTDEPPMDVDHRQLRLVFEATFAQTVSLLSRLEALSVPLVWRVLDYAVIEHPTARVTVRFDLYALGGSDQ, from the coding sequence ATGACGCGCGCGCGATCGATCACGCAGCGCGTGACCCAGGTGAACGAGTGGCTCGCGGGGAGAACGCCCCGTGAGCGTGTCCTTGTGTGTGTGGGAGCATTCATCGTGATCGCGCTGATCTGGCAGATGGCGATATTCTCAGGACAGTCGGCGAGACTCGCCGACACGGCCGCCCAGCAGAGGGCGGTGCGCTCGGAAATCACCCAGCTCGATACCACGGCCGACACGGTCCGCCAGCAGATCGCCGATCTCGAGTCGCCGGACGCGGCCGTGCGCGCCGAGATCGAGGCGCTGCAGTCCGACATCGCCAGCCTGCCCGGGGGCGGCGCGGGTGATGCCCTCGACTTCCTCGCCGCAATGCCCGTGACCAAGGCGCTGCGAGCGTTCGAGTCAACGCTCGAGGATGAGCCGGCGCTCACCGTCATCCGCTTCGACCGCCAGATGGGCGAAGGCCCCGGCACAGGCAATGACACCGATGAACCGCCGATGGATGTCGATCATCGCCAGCTGCGCCTGGTCTTTGAGGCCACCTTCGCTCAGACCGTCTCCCTGCTCTCGCGGCTCGAGGCGCTGTCGGTGCCGCTGGTCTGGCGCGTGCTCGACTATGCCGTCATCGAACACCCCACCGCGCGGGTGACGGTGCGGTTTGATCTCTACGCGCTGGGAGGTTCCGATCAATAA
- a CDS encoding type II secretion system protein encodes MRFSLKSLSTARHSKTTRLQRGFTLIELVIVLAVLGALAAIAVPQLTGLQEEADLNGTAAVVSSELGNAFASDLANGNEDNDDTDPGSGVNWATADCETTFTTASPALSASSFTIGSSLDPSVDITIPTYNSSDNTVGQETCDFGVN; translated from the coding sequence ATGCGCTTTAGTCTTAAGTCGCTCTCAACCGCACGTCACAGCAAGACCACACGCCTCCAGCGTGGCTTTACCCTCATCGAACTCGTCATCGTGCTCGCCGTCCTCGGTGCGCTTGCAGCGATTGCCGTCCCGCAGCTGACTGGGTTGCAGGAAGAGGCGGACCTCAACGGAACAGCGGCAGTGGTTTCAAGCGAGCTTGGGAATGCTTTCGCGAGCGATCTCGCTAACGGGAATGAAGATAACGACGACACAGACCCCGGCAGTGGCGTCAATTGGGCAACGGCGGATTGCGAGACCACTTTCACAACCGCCTCGCCAGCACTTTCGGCTAGTAGCTTTACCATCGGCAGTAGTCTCGACCCGAGCGTGGACATCACGATCCCGACTTACAACAGCAGCGACAATACTGTTGGACAGGAAACATGCGATTTCGGTGTTAACTAA